From a region of the Luteibaculum oceani genome:
- a CDS encoding chemotaxis protein CheB, translating to MTAKKATTKKESNDRGKKTSPKEDTKLMGKEVKVVGIGTSAGGLEALKTFFDNVPSSCDLSFVIIQHLSPDYKSLMAELLAKNTQLPIYEVENNMEILPGSVYLIPAKKNMRISSGRLTLEDKSKTGHDLNLPIDIFFRSMAEELGEKAISIVLTGTGSDGTHGVRAIKEVGGMVMVQSPETSKFDGMPRSAISTGLVDYVLPISEMPSELINYVENHKEIGHRIDESNLDTLQEILSHLKKVTNLDFSEYKRPTLVRRISRRMSVNKCNDLKQYLDFLQATPQEAQILYKEFLIGVTKFFRDADAFESLSKHLEKLVSEKNFKQTLKMWSVACSTGEEAYSLAILTKEAMDKANKNLEVKIFATDIDRDSIETASKGVFPESFVPDIGTERLKKYFVKKGDQYVVSQEIRKMIIFSHHNVLTDPPFNRMDLVSCRNLLIYLQPSLQQRLLATFHYSLNLKGILFLGPSESIAEYKSVFKELDRRWKIFENTEISRTLNLDHSTLPDISWQRGIKSATTSVPSRKSIIDNRLSEVLSDTLADEIEAVSVYVDEHFDILHANGNLNKYIALPDRGFTVNLLKMVTDNLSVAISTAVRRATQEKEKIFYRGVRIVTDTSVKIVDVIVRPFKIDKLDTKTYFLVVFLENKASGQFSKNVKDVTDPDEISRVEDLQRELKETKENLQATVEEVETSNEELQATNEELLAANEELQSTNEELQSVNEELHTVNSEHQSKIQELAALNADMDNLLKSTDIGTIFLDKDLKIRWFTPAIKEHFNLLVADVGRPITNFSSNVSGIDIVSEVEYVLKTGKTVERETRLNNDKWFLTRVLPYQDGNYRTQGTVITFVEITQMKSMQEDLRYSEGLFRTLFEFSPNGIVTTNAKGKILRANQNTARMCGIEIDDLKNKEITDLFATSSKKKIETLFKDAAGGNHLSINDRIEIKSNGSKGIPVSVNIEHAEHEQQNLILWSIVDISDQISAQKELKELNENLEVMVDARTKELRDKDILLQSVLEATTAGYWTWEPKTGYQIYSDTFSEVIKSHDKNDPTEDQWKKILGEENYSILESKLQEHVKSKGKKPLEVICELTTDGSPMWVFFKGKAIEWNGKDATKIVGSLVNITDLKKIESQLANSNSKLEESLQRLSLKNHELEQIAYVATHDLRAPVVNLANLAKMLKIESLEDRNKEVCERIVSSINSLDNTLEELLNIAALNKEGVPKKFKQINFEKSIDSVLMELEETFASDFKVEKDLKVKTIKYFPAHIHSILSNLLSNAIKYRSEQRPLEIKIATYSEKNYTVLEITDNGIGIDLERQGKKLFGMFKQLHPGYKGKGLGLYIVKNQVEIMGGEIEVKSKPEEGSTFKISLLDQAKVNSLNS from the coding sequence ATGACTGCCAAAAAAGCAACTACCAAGAAGGAATCTAATGACCGTGGTAAAAAGACCTCCCCAAAGGAAGATACAAAGCTAATGGGGAAGGAGGTTAAGGTTGTTGGTATTGGAACCTCTGCAGGCGGGCTGGAAGCGCTTAAAACTTTTTTTGATAATGTTCCCTCAAGCTGTGACTTGAGTTTTGTTATCATTCAGCATTTATCTCCTGACTACAAATCTCTTATGGCAGAATTGCTGGCTAAAAACACCCAATTGCCCATTTATGAGGTGGAAAATAATATGGAGATTTTGCCTGGGAGCGTTTATTTAATCCCAGCTAAGAAAAACATGCGTATAAGTTCTGGTAGACTAACGCTTGAGGACAAATCGAAAACGGGGCACGATCTCAATTTACCGATAGATATTTTCTTCCGCTCCATGGCAGAAGAATTGGGAGAAAAAGCAATTTCTATTGTTCTTACCGGTACTGGATCTGATGGTACCCACGGTGTGCGAGCAATTAAGGAAGTAGGTGGAATGGTAATGGTACAGAGCCCTGAAACTTCCAAGTTTGACGGGATGCCCAGAAGTGCAATTTCAACTGGGCTTGTTGATTATGTTCTTCCCATATCCGAAATGCCATCGGAACTGATCAATTACGTAGAAAATCACAAGGAAATTGGTCATCGGATAGATGAAAGTAATCTAGATACTCTGCAAGAAATACTTAGCCATCTAAAAAAAGTAACCAACCTCGATTTTTCAGAATATAAGAGACCAACTTTGGTTCGACGCATTTCTCGCCGTATGAGCGTAAACAAATGCAACGACTTAAAACAATATCTAGACTTCCTTCAAGCAACACCACAAGAGGCTCAAATTTTATACAAGGAGTTTTTAATAGGGGTTACTAAGTTTTTTAGGGATGCAGATGCGTTTGAGTCCTTATCCAAACACCTAGAAAAGCTTGTTTCGGAAAAAAACTTTAAGCAAACCCTAAAAATGTGGAGTGTTGCTTGTAGTACAGGGGAAGAAGCGTACTCATTGGCTATATTAACCAAAGAGGCCATGGACAAGGCCAACAAAAATTTAGAGGTTAAGATTTTCGCAACTGATATAGATAGAGATTCTATTGAAACAGCAAGTAAGGGCGTTTTTCCAGAGAGTTTTGTTCCCGATATAGGAACGGAAAGGCTAAAAAAATACTTTGTAAAGAAGGGAGATCAATACGTGGTTAGTCAGGAGATCAGAAAAATGATCATCTTTTCTCACCACAACGTCCTTACCGATCCACCGTTTAATCGAATGGACTTGGTATCATGTCGTAACCTTCTTATTTATCTTCAACCGTCATTGCAGCAGCGATTACTGGCAACCTTCCACTACAGTTTAAACTTAAAGGGGATACTTTTTCTTGGACCAAGTGAAAGTATTGCGGAATACAAAAGTGTATTTAAGGAACTAGATCGTCGATGGAAAATCTTTGAAAACACAGAGATCTCGAGAACATTGAATTTAGATCACTCCACTCTACCTGATATCTCTTGGCAACGAGGTATTAAAAGTGCTACCACGAGTGTACCGAGTAGGAAGAGCATTATTGATAATCGCCTTTCGGAGGTTTTAAGTGACACCCTAGCGGATGAAATTGAGGCGGTTAGCGTGTATGTAGATGAGCATTTTGACATTCTACACGCGAATGGAAACTTAAACAAATACATTGCTCTTCCTGACAGAGGATTTACTGTTAACCTTCTTAAAATGGTTACGGATAATTTAAGCGTAGCCATAAGTACTGCGGTTAGAAGAGCGACTCAGGAAAAAGAGAAAATATTCTATAGAGGAGTAAGAATTGTAACGGATACTTCGGTTAAGATAGTGGATGTAATTGTTCGTCCATTTAAAATTGATAAGCTAGATACCAAAACTTACTTTCTGGTAGTTTTCCTTGAAAACAAAGCTTCCGGTCAGTTTTCTAAAAATGTTAAGGATGTTACCGACCCCGATGAAATAAGTAGGGTTGAAGATTTACAAAGGGAGCTAAAGGAAACTAAAGAAAACCTTCAGGCTACTGTTGAAGAGGTAGAAACTAGTAACGAGGAACTGCAAGCAACAAACGAAGAATTGTTAGCAGCTAATGAAGAGCTTCAAAGTACAAATGAGGAGCTTCAATCAGTAAATGAAGAGTTACATACCGTAAACTCAGAGCATCAATCTAAAATTCAGGAATTGGCAGCATTGAATGCCGATATGGATAACCTATTAAAAAGTACGGATATAGGTACCATATTCTTGGATAAAGATTTGAAAATAAGATGGTTTACCCCAGCAATTAAAGAGCATTTCAACCTTTTGGTTGCAGATGTGGGCAGGCCCATCACCAACTTTAGCTCCAATGTTAGTGGGATAGATATTGTATCGGAGGTAGAGTATGTCCTTAAAACGGGTAAAACTGTTGAAAGGGAAACTAGGCTTAATAATGATAAGTGGTTTCTAACTCGAGTGCTTCCATATCAGGATGGAAATTACAGAACACAGGGTACCGTCATAACATTTGTGGAAATAACTCAAATGAAGTCGATGCAGGAGGACCTGAGGTATTCTGAAGGGTTATTTAGAACACTTTTTGAGTTTTCACCAAATGGTATTGTAACGACCAACGCAAAAGGTAAAATTTTAAGGGCAAATCAAAATACGGCGCGAATGTGCGGTATTGAAATAGACGATCTGAAAAACAAGGAGATTACTGACTTATTTGCCACATCTTCTAAGAAAAAGATTGAGACACTTTTTAAAGATGCGGCAGGAGGTAATCATCTGTCTATTAATGATAGGATAGAAATAAAATCCAATGGGAGTAAGGGAATCCCGGTTAGCGTAAACATCGAACATGCAGAGCATGAACAGCAAAATTTAATTCTATGGAGTATCGTTGATATTTCGGATCAAATCTCCGCTCAAAAAGAACTCAAGGAGCTAAACGAAAACCTAGAGGTTATGGTAGATGCCAGAACCAAGGAATTGCGTGACAAGGATATTTTATTGCAAAGTGTATTAGAGGCTACAACGGCAGGCTACTGGACTTGGGAACCAAAAACGGGTTACCAAATTTATTCGGATACTTTTAGTGAGGTTATTAAGAGTCATGATAAAAATGACCCAACTGAGGACCAGTGGAAGAAAATTCTTGGGGAGGAAAATTACTCCATCCTAGAATCAAAGCTTCAAGAACATGTAAAATCTAAAGGTAAAAAGCCATTAGAGGTTATATGTGAATTAACGACCGATGGGTCACCAATGTGGGTGTTCTTTAAAGGAAAAGCAATTGAGTGGAATGGTAAAGACGCTACTAAAATAGTTGGTAGTCTGGTAAACATTACCGATTTAAAAAAGATTGAGTCCCAGTTAGCAAATAGTAATTCTAAACTCGAGGAAAGCCTGCAACGTTTAAGTCTTAAGAATCATGAGTTGGAGCAAATTGCATATGTTGCTACACACGATTTAAGAGCCCCAGTGGTAAATCTTGCCAACTTGGCAAAGATGCTGAAGATAGAATCACTTGAGGATAGAAATAAGGAGGTTTGTGAGCGTATAGTTTCCTCTATTAATTCATTAGATAACACGCTTGAAGAGCTTCTCAATATTGCCGCTCTCAATAAAGAAGGGGTACCAAAGAAGTTTAAACAAATTAATTTCGAAAAATCTATCGATTCTGTTTTAATGGAATTGGAGGAGACTTTTGCCTCAGATTTCAAAGTAGAAAAGGATTTGAAGGTTAAGACAATAAAGTACTTCCCTGCGCACATTCATAGTATTCTATCTAATTTATTGAGTAATGCCATTAAGTATAGATCGGAGCAAAGGCCATTGGAAATTAAAATAGCGACCTATTCAGAAAAGAATTATACGGTTTTAGAAATAACGGATAATGGAATCGGTATAGATCTTGAAAGACAGGGGAAAAAGCTATTTGGAATGTTTAAGCAGTTACATCCAGGATACAAAGGCAAAGGGCTTGGGCTGTATATTGTAAAGAACCAAGTAGAAATAATGGGGGGGGAAATAGAGGTTAAAAGTAAACCAGAAGAAGGTAGTACCTTTAAAATAAGCCTACTTGATCAGGCGAAGGTTAATTCGTTAAACTCTTAA
- a CDS encoding response regulator, with amino-acid sequence MGRLKSIMVVDDDEVNNFILKELLLEADVADEINIKSSVDEAIAGLSGAKGNSIPQLILLDINMPVKDGFDFLEEYYENGLDTNETRIILLTSSLFERDKAAVSKYPRVVDFVIKPLDMGYFKRLVSQIAVSS; translated from the coding sequence ATGGGTCGGTTGAAATCTATAATGGTAGTTGATGATGATGAGGTAAACAACTTTATTTTAAAAGAGCTACTGTTGGAAGCAGACGTCGCAGATGAGATAAATATTAAATCTTCTGTAGATGAAGCAATAGCTGGCCTTTCAGGTGCCAAAGGAAATAGTATTCCCCAGCTGATTTTGCTAGATATCAATATGCCTGTCAAAGATGGGTTTGATTTTTTGGAGGAGTATTACGAGAATGGCCTAGATACCAATGAAACCAGAATAATTTTGCTTACCAGTTCACTTTTTGAACGCGATAAGGCTGCGGTAAGTAAGTATCCACGTGTGGTCGATTTTGTAATAAAACCCCTTGATATGGGGTACTTTAAAAGGCTGGTGAGCCAAATCGCTGTCTCATCCTAA
- a CDS encoding T9SS type A sorting domain-containing protein, with protein sequence MRFLFLFIATISFSSLFAQPKYFRTMWRADPSTSMVVGWSQTPGSINNGISFELYYATTDFGTDLSLYKEKGARALVDRSVSAFKGLDHYFVRLANLSPKTPYYFVLVYRDALGREQVSDRYWFKTASDNPSDPISIIAGGDSRLNVDGGPVALAESVTIRQEANRIVAKLRPDMVAFGGDYTFANTEQEWDAWFADWELTYTDDNKITPIVAAMGNHEASPFGCPDCGNFVVERLFDTPHPDVYYALSFNGNLLRMYTLNTEMTISGEQTDWLNNDLDSVDGSVYWKIAQYHKPIRPHHSSKSDKNDAFDNWAEPFYEKQVRLVVECDAHVVKTTWPLIPTRTSSGTTECGKDVDHNYFIAENGRGTVYVGEGTWAAIRMADDAKTWTRDMGTLNQVKWIWVNKNEIQVRSAQTYFPDNPNYASSVTPLTEENRFMVPDGLSIWEPENGAVTIIKNNGLTPLPERCATTNVAEELERNEALMVMPNPTRNKNFRIKAPANSRVKAFEILGLDSRLVWKKTTQSNFVDVNLSEYNSGAYFAKVVFEDGKSEIVRFILD encoded by the coding sequence ATGAGGTTTCTATTCCTTTTTATCGCAACCATTTCGTTTAGCTCCCTATTCGCACAACCAAAGTATTTTAGAACCATGTGGAGGGCAGACCCATCCACTTCTATGGTTGTTGGTTGGAGTCAAACCCCGGGTAGTATAAATAATGGGATTTCGTTTGAACTGTATTACGCCACCACAGATTTTGGGACAGATCTAAGCCTATACAAGGAAAAAGGCGCAAGGGCATTAGTTGATAGAAGTGTATCGGCTTTTAAGGGATTAGATCATTACTTTGTTCGCTTAGCAAACCTTAGTCCTAAAACCCCATATTACTTCGTTTTGGTATACCGGGATGCATTGGGCAGAGAACAAGTAAGTGATCGTTATTGGTTTAAAACGGCAAGTGATAACCCCAGTGACCCCATAAGCATAATTGCTGGAGGAGACTCTAGGCTAAATGTCGATGGAGGTCCTGTTGCTCTTGCAGAATCAGTAACTATTCGCCAAGAAGCAAATAGGATAGTGGCAAAATTAAGACCGGATATGGTTGCTTTTGGTGGTGATTACACTTTCGCAAATACCGAACAGGAATGGGATGCCTGGTTTGCAGACTGGGAGCTAACCTACACCGATGATAATAAGATAACACCTATTGTAGCTGCGATGGGTAACCACGAAGCGTCACCATTTGGATGCCCCGATTGTGGAAACTTCGTAGTCGAACGCCTATTCGATACACCTCACCCAGATGTGTATTATGCACTTTCTTTTAACGGAAACCTTTTACGCATGTATACACTTAACACAGAGATGACTATTTCTGGCGAACAAACCGACTGGTTGAATAATGATTTAGACTCGGTTGATGGATCGGTATATTGGAAAATTGCGCAATATCACAAACCAATACGTCCACATCATTCCAGCAAATCGGATAAAAATGACGCTTTCGATAACTGGGCGGAACCTTTTTACGAAAAACAGGTAAGGTTGGTGGTGGAGTGTGATGCTCACGTAGTAAAAACAACTTGGCCTTTAATACCAACAAGAACGTCAAGCGGTACTACCGAGTGTGGTAAGGACGTTGATCATAATTACTTTATCGCGGAGAATGGCAGAGGAACGGTATATGTGGGCGAAGGAACTTGGGCCGCAATTAGAATGGCAGATGACGCAAAGACCTGGACCAGAGACATGGGTACCCTTAATCAAGTAAAATGGATTTGGGTAAACAAAAATGAAATTCAGGTAAGATCGGCACAAACATATTTCCCAGACAATCCCAATTATGCAAGCTCAGTAACCCCATTAACTGAAGAAAATAGATTTATGGTACCGGACGGATTAAGTATTTGGGAACCTGAAAACGGGGCAGTTACCATTATAAAGAACAATGGATTAACACCTCTCCCAGAGCGATGTGCAACAACTAACGTTGCCGAGGAATTAGAAAGAAATGAGGCCCTAATGGTTATGCCAAATCCTACTCGAAATAAGAACTTTAGAATTAAAGCGCCAGCAAATAGCAGGGTAAAGGCATTCGAAATTCTTGGATTAGACTCAAGGTTAGTATGGAAAAAAACTACTCAGTCTAATTTTGTGGATGTCAACTTATCGGAATATAATTCCGGAGCTTATTTTGCAAAGGTGGTTTTCGAGGATGGCAAATCGGAAATAGTTCGTTTTATTTTGGACTAA
- a CDS encoding peptidoglycan DD-metalloendopeptidase family protein encodes MEISDVLKGLQIAPVVKGENFEPIDLSGPTVAKLGLDLGNRVEIESWFYSQTKKSIRYGGYLEKRSWYGRNPDFVNGAEVRNIHLGMDLWCSAGSNIHAPIKGKIHSYQFNDAPGDYGHTLILEHHISGFKFYTLYGHLAAPKITDKGHEFNPGDAIAQVGSWEENGSWPPHLHFQIIIDMEGKVGDYPGVCHEKEKGQFAKNCPHPMLLLPMLP; translated from the coding sequence GTGGAAATAAGTGACGTTTTAAAAGGACTACAAATTGCCCCTGTTGTAAAGGGTGAAAACTTTGAGCCTATCGATTTATCAGGTCCAACAGTTGCCAAGTTGGGTTTAGATCTAGGAAATAGGGTAGAAATTGAATCTTGGTTTTATTCTCAAACCAAGAAAAGCATACGATACGGTGGTTACTTAGAAAAAAGATCCTGGTATGGTAGAAATCCGGATTTTGTAAATGGTGCCGAAGTAAGAAACATTCATTTGGGAATGGATTTATGGTGCTCCGCAGGCAGTAATATCCATGCCCCCATTAAGGGTAAAATCCACTCCTATCAATTTAATGATGCCCCCGGGGATTACGGACATACGCTAATACTAGAACACCATATTTCCGGATTTAAATTCTATACGCTATATGGACATCTTGCCGCACCTAAAATTACCGATAAAGGACACGAATTTAACCCCGGGGATGCCATTGCCCAAGTAGGATCATGGGAGGAAAATGGGTCTTGGCCCCCACACCTCCATTTCCAAATTATCATAGACATGGAAGGTAAAGTAGGCGATTATCCTGGCGTTTGCCACGAAAAAGAAAAAGGACAGTTCGCAAAAAACTGTCCTCATCCTATGTTATTATTACCTATGTTGCCTTAG
- a CDS encoding S9 family peptidase: MAQIPDCEKYPYVHLKHKHRRIDNYYWLNQRDNPEVLDYLKRENDYTAAYLKSSEKFMEDLFHEMKNRIVEDDQSVPYKKNGYWYQTKYAKGKEYAISTRRKGDLTAKEEIFLDENIQAEGHSYYAVASKSISPNNQWLCFGEDTVGRRLYTLRFKDLFSGEFVGEQIEGTTGRALWAGDNKTVFYTKKDPETLRCNQVWRHTFGTNQDQDVLVYEEVNPEFDCGIYKTKCQTYIVIGSSSSTSTEFHYLPTTEPDAELRLFLPRAPKHEYSLTHYEGNFYMLSNHEGQNFGFYKCDPANPEIENWETIIAPNDNILLESVEIFKDYFVVVERKGGLVYLRVLPTHGEPAYYIPFNDPTYSVDLEVNVEFDTEELRFGYTSLTTPTSIFSYNLRTKEQQTLKQQKVLGEFNVKDYQSERIWAKGKDGVEIPISLVYKKGFKDQKRKPLLLYGYGSYGVSLDPYFSTIRLSLLNRGYCFAIAHIRGGEDLGRPWYENAKWLKKKNTFNDFISCGEHLLETGWVDKDALYAMGGSAGGMLMGTVMNMRPELWAGIVAQVPFVDVVTTMLDESIPLTTGEYEEWGNPNDKEYYDYMLSYSPYDNVEKTNYPPLLVTSGYHDSQVQYWEPTKWVAKLRDYKTDNNPLLLYTEMEAGHGGVSGRFEQLKEVAREYAFLFGLEGIKE; this comes from the coding sequence ATGGCTCAAATTCCCGATTGCGAAAAATACCCTTATGTGCATCTAAAACACAAGCACAGAAGGATAGATAATTACTACTGGCTTAACCAAAGAGATAACCCAGAAGTATTGGATTACCTTAAACGGGAAAATGACTACACCGCAGCCTATTTAAAATCTTCCGAGAAGTTTATGGAGGATCTTTTTCACGAAATGAAAAACCGTATTGTAGAGGACGACCAATCAGTACCCTACAAGAAAAACGGATATTGGTATCAAACCAAATACGCTAAAGGCAAGGAATACGCAATAAGTACTAGAAGAAAAGGCGACTTAACAGCGAAGGAGGAAATCTTTTTGGATGAAAATATTCAGGCGGAAGGCCATTCCTACTATGCAGTTGCCAGCAAAAGTATCAGCCCGAATAATCAATGGCTTTGTTTCGGGGAAGATACCGTGGGAAGACGACTTTATACCCTAAGATTTAAGGATCTTTTTTCCGGAGAATTTGTGGGTGAACAAATAGAAGGAACCACGGGTAGAGCATTATGGGCAGGAGATAACAAAACTGTTTTTTACACTAAAAAAGATCCAGAAACTCTTCGTTGTAATCAGGTTTGGCGACACACTTTTGGCACTAATCAAGACCAAGATGTTTTGGTTTATGAGGAAGTTAATCCCGAGTTCGATTGTGGGATATATAAAACTAAATGTCAAACCTATATTGTTATTGGTAGTTCAAGCAGCACCAGTACGGAGTTCCACTACCTTCCTACCACCGAACCAGATGCAGAACTTAGGTTGTTCTTACCCAGAGCTCCAAAACACGAATACTCTCTTACCCATTACGAGGGGAATTTTTACATGCTTTCCAACCACGAGGGACAAAATTTCGGTTTCTACAAATGCGACCCGGCCAATCCGGAAATTGAAAACTGGGAAACAATAATTGCCCCAAATGACAATATCCTTCTCGAATCCGTAGAGATTTTTAAGGATTATTTTGTTGTAGTAGAAAGAAAAGGCGGATTGGTTTATCTACGCGTTCTTCCAACCCATGGGGAACCTGCATATTACATTCCTTTTAACGACCCTACATATAGTGTAGATTTAGAGGTTAATGTGGAGTTCGACACCGAAGAGTTGCGTTTTGGTTACACCTCATTAACTACTCCTACCAGCATATTTTCTTACAACCTTAGAACCAAAGAACAACAAACCCTTAAGCAGCAAAAAGTACTGGGCGAATTTAATGTTAAGGACTACCAAAGCGAACGCATTTGGGCAAAGGGAAAAGATGGAGTAGAAATTCCAATCTCCCTGGTTTATAAAAAAGGATTTAAGGACCAAAAAAGAAAACCATTGCTACTGTATGGATACGGGTCTTATGGTGTTAGTTTAGACCCCTATTTTTCTACCATTAGATTAAGTTTGCTTAACCGTGGATATTGCTTTGCAATTGCACATATCAGAGGGGGAGAAGATCTTGGCAGACCTTGGTACGAAAACGCCAAATGGCTAAAAAAGAAAAACACGTTTAACGACTTTATTAGTTGTGGAGAACACCTTTTAGAAACCGGCTGGGTAGATAAAGATGCACTCTACGCAATGGGAGGCTCTGCCGGCGGTATGCTCATGGGAACAGTTATGAACATGCGTCCCGAATTATGGGCGGGAATTGTTGCTCAAGTCCCCTTTGTGGATGTGGTAACAACCATGTTAGATGAATCCATTCCACTTACCACTGGAGAATACGAAGAGTGGGGCAATCCTAATGATAAGGAATACTACGATTACATGTTATCATACTCCCCCTATGACAATGTAGAAAAAACGAACTATCCCCCTTTGTTAGTTACCTCGGGTTATCACGATTCTCAAGTGCAGTATTGGGAACCAACCAAATGGGTTGCCAAACTAAGAGACTACAAAACCGATAATAACCCCTTGTTGTTATACACTGAAATGGAAGCCGGGCATGGAGGGGTATCTGGTAGATTTGAGCAGTTGAAAGAAGTAGCAAGAGAATATGCTTTCTTATTTGGTTTAGAAGGCATTAAAGAATAA
- a CDS encoding biotin/lipoyl-containing protein: MLSTFGAREKAMYEIEINDKSYQVAPKSQKLNTGLINGNPYEIDFIKVKEGEYHLLYNNKSYNVELIKFLEDKKHMELLVNGNKYTVAVKDEFDALLENLGLDMSLGGAEKELKAPMPGLVVDVLVEVGQELKDGEPVLILEAMKMENVLKATGDVKVKSIEVTKGRAVEKNQVLVNFE, translated from the coding sequence ATGTTGAGTACCTTCGGCGCAAGAGAAAAAGCTATGTACGAGATTGAGATTAATGATAAGAGCTACCAAGTGGCTCCCAAAAGCCAAAAATTAAACACGGGATTGATTAATGGAAACCCGTACGAGATAGATTTTATAAAGGTTAAAGAGGGCGAATATCATTTGTTGTACAATAACAAATCGTACAATGTAGAGCTCATAAAATTCTTGGAAGACAAAAAGCACATGGAGCTTTTGGTTAATGGGAACAAATACACCGTTGCCGTTAAGGATGAGTTTGATGCCTTACTTGAAAATCTTGGGCTAGACATGAGCCTTGGTGGTGCAGAGAAAGAATTAAAAGCACCCATGCCAGGATTGGTAGTAGATGTTTTAGTGGAAGTTGGACAAGAACTTAAGGATGGGGAGCCGGTTCTTATTTTGGAAGCAATGAAAATGGAAAACGTCCTTAAAGCTACGGGTGATGTTAAGGTAAAAAGCATTGAAGTAACAAAAGGACGTGCTGTAGAGAAAAACCAAGTACTTGTAAACTTTGAATAA
- a CDS encoding YceI family protein, translating into MKKLVYLIPATLVIACSGPAEPKTEESKTEAKEVAQACTYSYDNSATTVMWEAYKFTERAAVGGKMDSVEVSGFSPSDTAAKVLEGASFTIYTDGVNSNNSDRDMKIKKHFFGKLKMPSKITGKVLSTGDQDYGKATVELTINEQTKNLEMDYSISPEGRFKMEGKLDISLFNGLAAVNALNEVCKELHTGEDGVSKLWPDFKISVVSDLEKTCL; encoded by the coding sequence ATGAAAAAATTAGTATATCTAATCCCAGCGACTCTTGTAATCGCCTGTTCGGGACCAGCAGAACCTAAAACAGAGGAATCTAAAACAGAAGCAAAAGAAGTTGCACAAGCGTGTACATATTCATACGATAACAGTGCAACTACTGTTATGTGGGAGGCATATAAGTTTACCGAAAGGGCTGCCGTAGGGGGTAAAATGGATAGCGTTGAGGTGAGTGGGTTTTCCCCTTCTGATACGGCTGCAAAAGTGCTAGAGGGAGCTTCTTTCACCATCTATACCGATGGAGTTAATTCCAATAACTCGGATAGAGATATGAAGATCAAAAAGCACTTTTTCGGTAAGTTAAAAATGCCGAGTAAAATAACTGGAAAGGTATTGAGTACTGGAGATCAAGACTACGGGAAAGCTACTGTGGAATTAACCATTAATGAGCAAACCAAAAACCTAGAAATGGATTATAGTATTAGTCCGGAGGGTAGGTTTAAAATGGAAGGGAAATTGGACATTTCCCTTTTTAATGGGCTGGCTGCTGTTAATGCCTTAAACGAGGTATGCAAGGAATTACATACTGGAGAAGATGGTGTTTCGAAATTGTGGCCAGACTTTAAAATTTCGGTAGTAAGTGACCTAGAAAAAACCTGTCTATAG